In Anopheles gambiae chromosome 2, idAnoGambNW_F1_1, whole genome shotgun sequence, a single window of DNA contains:
- the LOC3289914 gene encoding dynein light chain Tctex-type 4 isoform X1 codes for MEQQQTTASQQQQSAQMASTSPQSGGSPGGAGGSTTAPPPTVPAVAPPSTRKKTGKFLGSALNITNRYRANSSSLSKVSLAITNLKVIQNVPLPPPISAMIASDIPPVCKYLPSYRLTSRNPFNREACEAILRESMDKSLQGVEYSSYFAPSLCQQICEDIKTRVKELKFDRYKIIVTVTIGERYMQGLKAITQFLWDPEKDSYATCIYDASPSLVAVGTIYAIYFD; via the exons ATGGAG cagcagcagacaacggcatcacagcagcaacagtcagCGCAAATGGCTTCCACCAGCCCGCAGTCGGGTGGAAGTCCCGGTGGAGCGGGGGGGTCGACCACCGCGCCACCCCCCACCGTGCCAGCGGTAGCACCACCGTCGACGCGGAAGAAAACGGGCAAGTTTCTTGGCTCGGCACTGAACATCACCAATCGGTACCgggcaaacagcagcagcctgaGCAAGGTGAGCCTTGCCATTACGAATCTAAAGGTGATCCAGAACGtaccgctgccgccaccgatCAGTGCGATGATTGCGTCGGACATACCGCCGGTCTGCAAGTATCTGCCGTCCTATCGGCTCACCTCTCGGAATCCGTTCAATCGCGAGGCGTGCGAGGCGATACTGCGGGAATCGATGGACAAATCGCTGCAGGGTGTAGAGTACAGTTCGTACTTTGCGCCCTCGCTCTGTCAGCAGATCTGCGAGGACATCAAGACGCGCGTCAAGGAGCTCAAGTTTGACAG GTATAAAATCATCGTCACGGTTACCATCGGTGAACGGTACATGCAAGGCCTGAAGGCAATTACCCAGTTCCTGTGGGACCCGGAGAAGGATAGCTACGCCACGTGCATCTACGACGCGTCACCGAGTCTGGTAGCTGTCGGGACGATTTACGCCATCTATTTCGATTAG
- the LOC3289914 gene encoding dynein light chain Tctex-type 5 isoform X2, which produces MEQQTTASQQQQSAQMASTSPQSGGSPGGAGGSTTAPPPTVPAVAPPSTRKKTGKFLGSALNITNRYRANSSSLSKVSLAITNLKVIQNVPLPPPISAMIASDIPPVCKYLPSYRLTSRNPFNREACEAILRESMDKSLQGVEYSSYFAPSLCQQICEDIKTRVKELKFDRYKIIVTVTIGERYMQGLKAITQFLWDPEKDSYATCIYDASPSLVAVGTIYAIYFD; this is translated from the exons ATGGAG cagcagacaacggcatcacagcagcaacagtcagCGCAAATGGCTTCCACCAGCCCGCAGTCGGGTGGAAGTCCCGGTGGAGCGGGGGGGTCGACCACCGCGCCACCCCCCACCGTGCCAGCGGTAGCACCACCGTCGACGCGGAAGAAAACGGGCAAGTTTCTTGGCTCGGCACTGAACATCACCAATCGGTACCgggcaaacagcagcagcctgaGCAAGGTGAGCCTTGCCATTACGAATCTAAAGGTGATCCAGAACGtaccgctgccgccaccgatCAGTGCGATGATTGCGTCGGACATACCGCCGGTCTGCAAGTATCTGCCGTCCTATCGGCTCACCTCTCGGAATCCGTTCAATCGCGAGGCGTGCGAGGCGATACTGCGGGAATCGATGGACAAATCGCTGCAGGGTGTAGAGTACAGTTCGTACTTTGCGCCCTCGCTCTGTCAGCAGATCTGCGAGGACATCAAGACGCGCGTCAAGGAGCTCAAGTTTGACAG GTATAAAATCATCGTCACGGTTACCATCGGTGAACGGTACATGCAAGGCCTGAAGGCAATTACCCAGTTCCTGTGGGACCCGGAGAAGGATAGCTACGCCACGTGCATCTACGACGCGTCACCGAGTCTGGTAGCTGTCGGGACGATTTACGCCATCTATTTCGATTAG